A genome region from Diorhabda carinulata isolate Delta chromosome 2, icDioCari1.1, whole genome shotgun sequence includes the following:
- the LOC130890652 gene encoding melanotransferrin: protein MKVNISNGNFYISVILIFNIIVEITCQNFWKINSLDREIYRPKEDKIIWCTITPEEQQKCRNFSWANERDQIKVGYKTIKIECVQASNKKQCMELLDQEKATMTTLDAGAVFTGGRYHSLVPIAQERLEGGFNYYYAVAVVKVGSLSYVNSLHHLRGTKACFAGVETFAGWILPINTLMKEGGMDIVDCNNHVKSAINYFGPSCAVNCLTDQFNPIGDNSDKLCQLCVGKIPGGRCTDSDPYAGYEGAFRCLLEAGEIAFLKHNTVQELLSGLEFGSLDINNFQLLCKDGSRRPLSEYLACNWGKVPSDAVVVSSAVSYEERTKLQRFLQKFAERYPKLNRNLTESTNQNQFDQNRNPYDQSYNNNRFKRQNNYNDYNPYTRNDNNGYNRNNQNDDNPYTRYEENNPYVRNDGNNPYTNNQNSNDPFNRDPYTINRDQFGVNIDPYGNSNENNPYGNTNEDNPYGNPNDNNPYNPFNTGQSQDNYPGRNQTVNITYYEVFDLFESSPKYGIHLNLLFQDSTREIIPVPESQQTYTTFLGDSLETIMGVRSCPVAKVTLCVTSEAEKNKCIKMRTALKAQLMKPEMECYKGHSQIHCMQAIRSGTADVAVLDASDVYTAGLNFDLIPFISEVYNLEEPEYYVVAVGKESDPSTELTYLKNKNTCHGGINTAAGWVYPLAFLLSNGWMRPYGCNSIRAAAEYFSKSCVPGAISTEYNTGVPYDNMCDLCHGSSFRYCRRDASEDYYGHTGAFRCLVEGGGHVAFVKHTTVTENTGGKKREWWTRDNLNDDYELLCPDGTRAEINEYTKCNLGKVKANAIVTRGGYGYNETHINSYINLFLYAQTFYGRKFADEFSFSMFSSQSPYSDLIFQDATTQLKVIPPNQRHYPEYLGKDFMRARRIVDCHAGGSSLTATLVAAAIPMFILRLLL from the exons atgaaagtgAATATTTCCAATGGCAACTTCTACATATCAGTCATCCTTATCTTCAATATAATTGTAGAGATAACAT GtcaaaatttttggaagatCAATTCCTTAGATCGAGAAATATATCGACCTAaagaagataaaattatttGGTGTACGATTACACCTGAAGAACAACAAAAATGTCGGAATTTTTCATGGGCAAATGAAAGGGATCAGATTAAAGTTGGATACAAGacaattaaaattgaatgtGTTCAAGcctcaaataaaaaacaatgtatgGAATTATTAGATCAAGAAAAAGCTACAATGACCACATTGGATGCAGGAGCAGTTTTTACAGGTGGAAG ATATCACAGTTTGGTACCAATTGCTCAGGAACGATTAGAGGGAGGCTTTAATTACTATTATGCCGTTGCTGTTGTCAAAGTTGGTAGTTTGAGTTATGTAAATTCATTACATCATTTACGTGGTACTAAAGCATGTTTCGCTGGTGTTGAAACTTTTGCTGGATGGATTTTACCCATAAATACA TTAATGAAGGAAGGTGGTATGGACATTGTTGATTGCAATAATCATGTTAAATctgctataaattattttggacCATCCTGTGCAGTCAATTGTCTTACTGACCAATTTAACCCTATTGGAGATAATTCTGATAAGCTTTGCCAACTGTGTGTTGGTAAAATACCAGGAGGAAGGTGTACAGACAGTGATCCATATGCCGGATATGAAGGAGCTTTTAGATGTTTACTTGAAGCTGGAGAAATTGCTTTTTTGAAACATAATACAGTACAAGAATTGTTAAGTGGACTTGAATTTG gtTCCCTagatatcaataattttcaattactttgTAAAGATGGTAGCAGACGTCCTTTATCTGAATATCTTGCTTGTAATTGGGGAAAAGTTCCTTCAGATGCTGTTGTTGTATCATCAGCAGTATCTTATGAAGAAAGGACAAAACTGCaaagatttttacaaaaatttgctgAAAGATATCCAAAATTAAATAGGAATTTGACCGAAAGCACAAATCAAAATCAGTTTGATCAAAATAGAAACCCTTATGATCAAAGTTACAATAACAACAGATTTAAAAGACAGAATAATTATAATGACTATAATCCATATACAAGAAATGATAACAATGGATACAATAGAAACAATCAAAATGATGATAATCCTTATACCAGATATGAAGAAAACAACCCTTATGTCAGAAATGATGGGAACAACCCTTATACCAACAATCAAAACTCCAATGATCCTTTCAATCGTGACCCATATACAATAAATAGAGATCAATTTGGTGTTAATATTGACCCTTATGGGAACTCCAATGAAAATAATCCTTATGGAAATACAAATGAAGATAATCCTTATGGAAATCCTAATGATAATAATCCTTATAATCCATTTAACACCGGCCAATCTCAAGACAACTATCCTGGAAGAAATCAAACAGTTAACATTACTTATTATGAAGTGTTTGACTTATTTGAATCTAGTCCTAAATATGGGATACACCTCAACTTGTTATTCCAG GATTCCACTAGAGAAATAATACCTGTACCAGAAAGTCAACAAACATATACAACTTTCTTGGGTGATTCACTTGAAACTATTATGGGTGTTAGATCTTGTCCAGTTGCTAAAGTGACATTATGTGTTACTTCTGaagctgaaaaaaataaatgtatcaagATGAGA ACGGCTCTCAAAGCGCAATTAATGAAACCGGAAATGGAATGCTACAAAGGTCACTCTCAGATACATTGTATGCAAGCTATCAGATCTGGTACAGCTGATGTAGCTGTTCTAGATGCCAGTGATGTTTATACTGCAGGCTTAAACTTTGATCTGATTCCTTTTATTAGTGAAGTTTATAATTTAGAAGAACCTGAGTATTATGTTGTTGCTGTGGGTAAGGAATCAGATCCCAGCACTGAATTAACATACCTTAAAA acaaaaatactTGCCACGGTGGTATAAATACAGCAGCTGGTTGGGTCTATCCATTAGCTTTTCTACTTAGCAACGGTTGGATGAGACCGTATGGTTGTAACAGTATCAGAGCAGCTGCAGAATACTTTTCCAAAAGTTGTGTACCAGGTGCTATAAGTACGGAGTACAATACAGGAGTACCTTATGATAACATGTGTGATCTGTGTCATGGATCTAGTTTTAG ATATTGTAGACGAGACGCTTCTGAGGATTATTATGGTCACACAGGAGCTTTTAGATGCCTAGTGGAAGGTGGAGGACATGTTGCTTTTGTGAAACACACAACTGTTACTGAAAATACAGGGGGTAAGAAGAGGGAATGGTGGACAAGAGATAATTTGAATGATGATTACGAATTATTATGTCCAGAtg gTACAAGGGCTGAAATTAATGAATACACAAAATGTAATTTGGGAAAAGTGAAAGCAAACGCGATTGTAACTAGAGGAGGATACGGTTATAATGAAACTCATATCAATTCATACATAAACCTCTTTTTGTATGCTCAAACTTTCTATGGTAGAAAATTCGCTGATGAATTCAG TTTCAGTATGTTTTCCTCTCAGTCCCCCTATTCCGATTTGATCTTCCAAGATGCCACCACTCAGCTTAAAGTTATTCCGCCAAATCAGCGTCACTACCCCGAATATTTAGGAAAGGATTTCATGCGAGCTAGAAGAATAGTAGATTGTCACGCAGGGGGCTCTAGTTTAACTGCAACGCTTGTAGCAGCTGCCATCCCTATGTTTATACTTAGGTTGTTATtgtag
- the LOC130890656 gene encoding cofilin/actin-depolymerizing factor homolog, producing MASGVTVADACKKVHEEIKRDKKHRYAIFYIKDGKQIDVERIGERNEDYEDFLTHLQAGGSGECRYGLFDFEYMHQCQGTSESTKKQKLFLMSWCPDTASVKKKMVYASSFEYLKKALVIQKSIQATDLSEASMSAVEDKLRSTDRQ from the exons GCATCAGGAGTAACTGTAGCAGATGCTTGCAAAAAGGTCCACGAAGAAATTAAAAGGGACAAAAAACACCGATATGCCATCTTCTACATTAAGGACGGCAAACAGATTGATGTGGAACGCATAGGGGAGCGAAATGAAGACTATGAAGACTTCTTGACTCATCTTCAGGCCGGAGGTTCTGGTGAATGTCGTTATGGACTTTTCGATTTTGAATATATGCATCAGTGCCAAGGTACATCTGAATCCAccaagaaacaaaaattattcctCATGTCATGGTGTCCAGACACTGCCTCAGTGAAAAAGAAGATGGTATATGCTAG TTCCTTTGAATATCTTAAAAAAGCATTGGTAATACAAAAATCAATCCAAGCGACAGATTTGTCGGAGGCGAGTATGTCAGCAGTAGAAGATAAACTGCGATCCACTGATCGCCAGTAG
- the LOC130890654 gene encoding ubiquitin-like domain-containing CTD phosphatase 1 — MKFVLSKMSGIIKIILKWNGKEFDVETAEDDTVLNLKKLIENVTGVKCERQKLLNLKYKGKTPDDDCNLGQLKLKPNFKLMMMGSLEEDIVEANTAPTNLPEVVNDLDIEEEEVAIENQDVYLAKVEKRIKEYKINLLNDLRPNKKLLVLDIDYTLFDHRSTAQTGAELMRPYLHEFLMSSYEYYDIVIWSATGMKWIEEKMKLLGVSSNPNYKIAFYLDSLAMISVHIPKYGVVDVKPLGVIWGKFPQFTSKNTIMFDDIRRNFIMNPKNGLRIKPFREAHLNRGKDKELLNLAKYLKDLAENCPDFASVNHRHWEKYKPKHR; from the exons atgaaatttgttttgtcTAAGATGAGCGGTATTAttaagataattttaaaatggaatGGTAAGGAGTTCGATGTTGAAACTGCCGAAGACGATACGGTATTGAACTTGaagaaattgatagaaaatGTAACCGGTGTAAAATGCGAAAGGCAAAAACTACTAAATCTAAAGTATAAAG GGAAAACCCCCGATGACGACTGTAATTTGGGTCAATTAAAACTAAAGCCCAATTTCAAGCTTATGATGATGGGCTCTTTAGAAGAGGATATAGTTGAAGCAAATACAGCTCCTACAAATCTTCCAGAAGTAGTTAATGATTTGgatatagaagaagaagaagtagcAATAGAAAACCAAGATGTGTATCTTGCAAAAGTAGAAAAACGTATAAAGGAGTATAAGATAAACTTGTTGAATGATCTCAGACCGAATAAAAAGCTGTTGGTATTAGATATAGATTACACACTTTTTGATCACAGATCTACAGCTCAAACGGGTGCAGAACTCATGAGGCCTTATTtacatgaatttttaatgagttCTTATGAATATTATGATATTGTCATTTGGTCAGCTACTGGTATGAAGTggattgaagaaaaaatgaaattattaggGGTTTCTAGTaatccaaattacaaaataGCATTTTATCTAGATTCTCTTGCAATGATCTCAGTTCATATACCAAAGTATGGTGTTGTTGAT gtaaagccGTTGGGTGTTATTTGGGGAAAATTTCCACAGTTTACTTCAAAAAATACCATTATGTTTGATGATATAAGaaggaactttattatgaatcCGAAAAATGGTTTGAGGATAAAACCATTCAGAGAAGCTCATTTAAACAGAGGAAAAGACAAAGAACTGTTGAATTtggcaaaatatttaaaagatttaGCTGAAAATTGCCCTGATTTTGCTTCTGTTAATCATCGGCATTGGGAGAAATATAAACCAAAGCACAGATGA